Proteins co-encoded in one Centropristis striata isolate RG_2023a ecotype Rhode Island chromosome 24, C.striata_1.0, whole genome shotgun sequence genomic window:
- the LOC131962782 gene encoding OX-2 membrane glycoprotein-like isoform X1, protein MKEKDVLQVTWQKLLPDKEQNLASNNKYFGQKVNSDFIDKMEFKCVGLLSCSIVIRNVTEEDEGCYHCLFNTYPEGALTATTCLRLYELHGPVLHVRASDSPEETVVSCWATGLAALIETQQTVLAAVGEEAQLNCQLMKEKDVLKVTWWKILPDEEQNLAMYNKYSGPRVNSDFRDKIEVICEAGLLNCSLVIKNMTEQDEGCYRCLFNTESKDAFNGTTCLRVQELHRAVLQVRASDSPEETVVSCWATGGPAPTVTLTVPHYNSSRVTNSNGTVTVTTTALLSALHHESRQVGCVVRWSSGPLIEVSTIIPADKQSSVELALICSLVGIVGVLLVAASIIDLRRQWRLKQHDNRPSDMDSGETETTQTPTSDTHEVRTSLMEPTIEAQLLMSSGGKNRMK, encoded by the exons ATGAAAGAGAAAGATGTTCTGCAAGTCACATGGCAGAAACTTTTACCTGACAAGGAGCAGAATCTTGCTTCTAACAACAAATACTTTGGTCAGAAAGTAAATTCTGACTTTATAGATAAAATGGAGTTTAAATGTGTTGGACTGCTGAGCTGCTCCATAGTTATCAGGAATGTAACagaggaggatgaaggatgCTATCACTGTTTGTTCAACACCTACCCTGAAGGAGCTCTCACTGCTACAACCTGCCTCAGACTCTATG AGCTGCATGGCCCCGTCCTCCATGTGAGAGCCTCAGACTCTCCTGAAGAGACAGTTGTGTCCTGCTGGGCCACAG GTCTAGCAGCTCTGATAGAAACTCAGCAGACTGTGCTGGCAGCAGTGGGAGAAGAGGCTCAGTTAAACTGTCAGCTGATGAAAGAGAAAGATGTTCTCAAAGTCACATGGTGGAAAATTTTACCTGATGAGGAGCAGAATCTTGCTATGTACAACAAATACTCTGGTCCACGAGTAAATTCTGACTTCAGAGATAAAATTGAAGTTATCTGTGAAGCTGGACTGCTGAACTGCTCCTTAGTCATCAAGAACATGACGGAGCAGGATGAAGGATGCTATCGCTGTTTGTTCAACACTGAGTCTAAAGATGCTTTCAATGGTACAACCTGCCTCAGAGTCCAAG AGCTGCATAGAGCCGTCCTCCAAGTGAGAGCCTCAGACTCTCCTGAAGAGACAGTTGTGTCCTGCTGGGCCACAGGTGGACCTGCTCCCACAGTAACACTGACTGTCCCTCACTACAACTCTAGCAGAGTCACCAACAGCAACGGGACAGTCACTGTCACCACCACAGCTCTGCTGTCTGCTCTCCACCATGAGAGCAGACAGGTTGGATGTGTGGTGCGatggtcctctggtcctctgaTAGAGGTGTCCACCATcattcctgctgacaaacagtcaTCTGTTG AACTTGCTTTGATCTGTTCATTGGTCGGGATTGTCGGTGTTCTTCTTGTTGCTGCATCCATCATTGACCTGCGGCGGCAGTGGCGGCTTAAACAACATGACAACCG TCCGTCTGACATGGACTCTGGGGAGACTGAGACAACACAAACACCAACCAGTGACACTCATGA GGTCAGAACATCTTTAATGGAGCCAACGATCGAGGCTCAGCTACTGATGTCttctggggggaaaaacagaatgaagtga
- the LOC131962782 gene encoding OX-2 membrane glycoprotein-like isoform X2 codes for MASGAVLCLFLLSGVFQKGLAALIETQQTVLAAVGEEAQLNCQLMKEKDVLKVTWWKILPDEEQNLAMYNKYSGPRVNSDFRDKIEVICEAGLLNCSLVIKNMTEQDEGCYRCLFNTESKDAFNGTTCLRVQELHRAVLQVRASDSPEETVVSCWATGGPAPTVTLTVPHYNSSRVTNSNGTVTVTTTALLSALHHESRQVGCVVRWSSGPLIEVSTIIPADKQSSVELALICSLVGIVGVLLVAASIIDLRRQWRLKQHDNRPSDMDSGETETTQTPTSDTHEVRTSLMEPTIEAQLLMSSGGKNRMK; via the exons ATGGCAAGCGGAGCTgtgctctgtctctttcttctctctggAGTCTTTCAAAAGG GTCTAGCAGCTCTGATAGAAACTCAGCAGACTGTGCTGGCAGCAGTGGGAGAAGAGGCTCAGTTAAACTGTCAGCTGATGAAAGAGAAAGATGTTCTCAAAGTCACATGGTGGAAAATTTTACCTGATGAGGAGCAGAATCTTGCTATGTACAACAAATACTCTGGTCCACGAGTAAATTCTGACTTCAGAGATAAAATTGAAGTTATCTGTGAAGCTGGACTGCTGAACTGCTCCTTAGTCATCAAGAACATGACGGAGCAGGATGAAGGATGCTATCGCTGTTTGTTCAACACTGAGTCTAAAGATGCTTTCAATGGTACAACCTGCCTCAGAGTCCAAG AGCTGCATAGAGCCGTCCTCCAAGTGAGAGCCTCAGACTCTCCTGAAGAGACAGTTGTGTCCTGCTGGGCCACAGGTGGACCTGCTCCCACAGTAACACTGACTGTCCCTCACTACAACTCTAGCAGAGTCACCAACAGCAACGGGACAGTCACTGTCACCACCACAGCTCTGCTGTCTGCTCTCCACCATGAGAGCAGACAGGTTGGATGTGTGGTGCGatggtcctctggtcctctgaTAGAGGTGTCCACCATcattcctgctgacaaacagtcaTCTGTTG AACTTGCTTTGATCTGTTCATTGGTCGGGATTGTCGGTGTTCTTCTTGTTGCTGCATCCATCATTGACCTGCGGCGGCAGTGGCGGCTTAAACAACATGACAACCG TCCGTCTGACATGGACTCTGGGGAGACTGAGACAACACAAACACCAACCAGTGACACTCATGA GGTCAGAACATCTTTAATGGAGCCAACGATCGAGGCTCAGCTACTGATGTCttctggggggaaaaacagaatgaagtga
- the LOC131962607 gene encoding OX-2 membrane glycoprotein-like, which produces MSQRAVLYLLCTLGLLQEGVSSPVCVVSPAGLAALIETQQTVLAAVGEEAQLNCQLMKEKDVLQVTWQKLLPDKEQNLASNNKYFGQKVNPDFRDKMEFKYVGLLSCSIVIRNVTEEDEGCYHCLFNTYPEGALTATTCLTLYELHGPVLHVRASDSPEETVVSCWATGGPAPTVTLTVPHYNSSRVTNSNGTVTVTTTALLSALHHESRQVGCVVRVLSAPQMEAFVLIPAGKQSSDDFTLITSLSVTVGCVCVAAAIIIFLCIGKRQNR; this is translated from the exons ATGTCACAGCGTGCAGTCCTGTATCTCCTTTGTACTCTGGGACTCTTACAGGAAG GTGTATCTtctcctgtgtgtgttgtgtctcctgcaggTCTAGCAGCTCTGATAGAAACTCAGCAGACTGTGCTGGCAGCAGTGGGAGAAGAGGCTCAGTTAAACTGTCAGCTGATGAAAGAGAAAGATGTTCTGCAAGTCACATGGCAGAAACTTTTACCTGACAAGGAGCAGAATCTTGCTTCTAACAACAAATACTTTGGTCAGAAAGTAAATCCTGATTTTAGAGATAAAATGGAGTTTAAATATGTTGGACTGCTGAGCTGCTCCATAGTTATCAGGAATGTAACagaggaggatgaaggatgCTATCACTGTTTGTTCAACACCTACCCTGAAGGAGCTCTCACTGCTACAACCTGCCTCACACTCTATG AGCTGCATGGCCCCGTCCTCCATGTGAGAGCCTCAGACTCTCCTGAAGAGACAGTTGTGTCCTGCTGGGCCACAGGTGGACCTGCTCCCACAGTAACACTGACTGTCCCTCACTACAACTCTAGCAGAGTCACCAACAGCAACGGGACAGTCACTGTCACCACCACAGCTCTGCTGTCTGCTCTCCACCATGAGAGCAGACAGGTTGGATGTGTGGTGCGAGTGCTCTCCGCTCCTCAGATGGAGGCGTTTGTCCTGATTCCTGCAGGCAAACAGTCGTCTGATG atttcaCTTTGATCACTTCATTATCTGTGACAGTgggctgtgtttgtgttgctgctgcaatCATCATTTTCCTGTGTATAGGAAAACGTCAGAACCGGtaa
- the atp5pf gene encoding LOW QUALITY PROTEIN: ATP synthase-coupling factor 6, mitochondrial (The sequence of the model RefSeq protein was modified relative to this genomic sequence to represent the inferred CDS: inserted 1 base in 1 codon): protein MSVNASFPPPNSHNPPRSSTFGYCTXSVKPKMALHRLFQLSSVLRSAVSLTLRRNIGLSAVLFNRAKELDPIQKLFLDKIRDYNTKSKSSGGIVEAGPAYQKNLSEEVTKLERLYGGGDLTKFPDFKFSDPKFDESTK, encoded by the exons ATGTCCGTGAACGCCTCATTTCCACCACCTAACTCCCACAATCCACCGCGGTCCTCCACATTTGGATATTGTA GAAGTGTCAAACCCAAG ATGGCTCTGCACCGGCTATTCCAGCTGTCCTCCGTGCTGCGCTCCGCCGTCAGCCTGACCCTGCGCAGGAACATCGGCCTCTCTGCGGTGCTCTTCAACCGGGCCAAGGAGCTCGACCCGATCCAGAAGCTGTTCCTGGACAAGATCCGGGACTACAACACCAAGAGCAA GTCTTCAGGTGGCATCGTGGAAGCAGGACCTGCCTACCAGAAGAACCTCAGTGAGGAGGTCACCAAGCTGGAGAGGCTGTATGGTGGAGGAGACCTCACCAAGTTCCCTGACTTCAAATTCTCAG ATCCCAAGTTTGATGAATCGACAAAGTGA